CTCTTGGTTTACAAACTTCATTGATATGATTAATTATAGCATCAGGAAATAGTAAGAACTTCAGTTTAAAGTAGTGCAGCCataaactgcagtaaaacatgAGGACTTAAGGTCCAGGGGAGATGGCTTCTGCACAGTTCTCTGACCTTGGCCTCTTCTATCATCTGAGGTGGTAAATGCAGACGGGCATAAAGGAAGACTCCCGCCATCGTTGGCGGGCAGCTCATCCCTGGCAGATCGTTCAGGAACTCACAGGCACGCTGAGCATTCTTGGCCAGAGTTGTCTGAATGTGATGAATCTCCTTCGATtgagaaaaaggacaaacatcGGTTACCTTTTGGAAAAACATAAGCACAGCTGGGTCTGAAGAGTCCCTTAAAAACTCcatggttatgtttaggcaaAATCCGGCTCTGATTTAGTACGGAAAAGGTCTGCATCAATCAGGATCTTTCCCTGACCTTAACCTGACCGCGgtctggattctggtgtcacagtgcTGCACTTTGAACACCTGCCATCAACCCTGACCACCTCCCTGCGACTGCAGCGCGGTAcataaatgttgtgtttcacttcactgtttGACTCTGAACACAATGCAGGCAGCGATTACCTTTGTCGCCGCTGTGTCATTGTGAACGCAAGCTGCGTATAACAGAATTTCTTGGCGACATGGCTGCCTGAGgtaaacagagctaaaagctgAGTGAATAACGAGCTTAGATTTGTCGACGTGTTGAAATGCTAATgtggctttgtgtctgctggatgcatgaatgaatgaattagcagctgtttgctatCATGTCTTCCCTGTCAGCTGTAGAAAATAGGCCAGACGTTGGGTTTACTGCTGATTTGACTGACTTTGCCCTTACCTCTGTGTGCGTTTCATAGGAAGGATCTCCGGGTGATGGCGGATTGACCATTATCTCCAGACAGAGCTGAGGCAAAACTGGAGGGCTGGAAGTGGCCTGCATGTTTCTGAGATACTTATGGACTGCTGGGTCCAAGTTGATTACCTCCATATAAGCTCCTCTCAGACCACATCTGGGTGAACACAGAAAGGACAGTCAGTCTCTTTTTAGGCTGAATTTAAAGTTTTTCCTCAGTTCATTCACTACAAGAACACAAGAACTAGGACACTGGGGTTTATTATAACCCCATACTGTGTTTATTTGGTTCACTGTTGGTGAGCCTAGAACACTGTAGGGTTACATATGCCAACAGGAGATCACAGGTATGGCAGTGTAGCCTACTGGGCCTCATGAGCTCAAAAGTACATTCATCTTCCTAAGAATATGTCCTTGCAAGGGTCATTTGAAGGCAGCAATAGGCTCTGTGGTCAAATCACCAGGCAACAAATGGGCTCGCAGCTAAGAAAAGGTATACTCTTATTCTCTCTTCATATAGTGATACTCACTCTCCCATGCAGGCACTGGATATAGAGTTGAAGGAGATCAACTCCACTGTCTCCGAGTActttttttccatctcaaaCAGGACTTTCTTATAGGAAATAAACTCTTTGTCCTGTCCATACACACTGTCCTGGTATACCTACAAGGTgcaagaagaaatgaaaagagggaGTTTGTGTGAGACTGCAAACAGATCAACAAACGTGTTTTAGAGTCTTATGCAGCTTGTAATCACCTCTTCAGCCAACAGGACGAGGCCCTCGGTTGCAGCGAAGCGAATCACTTCTTCTATTGTTTTCTTATCTTGCACATGACCTGTcaggacaaacagcagtgagcatCAGAGACTGAAGCAGGGGGATGAGGGAACGTAGCTGCTGTATGCAGTTTACCTGTGGGGTTTCCTGGGTTGCTGATGTAAATGGCTCTGGGCTTGCAGCGACCTTTTGCAGTCTCCAAAGCTCGGCGCAGCTCGTCCAGGTCTAGAGCCCAGCCTCGGTCCTCCATCAGCTGGTACGGCACCAACGTCACTTGGCACGTATCCAGCAGCATTGGCAGAGTGTGTGGGCAGGGCATCGGGGTCAACACACCCGTCTGGGTCTCCCCCTCCCCACTAGCCATCAGGTGCAAAACCAGCTTACACAATAAAGAACAATACAATTAACTGTTAGCAAGACAAGACCACCACAATTGTTAAATAGCTGATTATAAAGGTGGATATATTACGACTTCTTAATTAACAGGGCTGACTGACGACAGATTCTACAGCGAGCACAGGCTAGAATTACTGCATTGTTAGATGGAAAAAAGTAGAGGCTAATACTTTATTTCTAATAATTAACAAGTTGTGGTTAAGTAGAAAAGGTAGAGGTTAGTCTTGTAAATCTTTTGCCAATAAAAAAGTGGAAGTTTTGGTAATATTTAGCATGTTTACtgtcttagtttagtgtgttgcATGTTAAAATTAACTAAAATGCAATTCAGCACAGAGCGCATACCCAAAGCTGAtgagaactgaactgaacttgtGTTAGTGACCGTACCAAGTCCTGAGAGTCTGAGCTTTGGATGGACACGCCAAAGAGCAACATACAAATTTTTTATCATCCAACCTCAGTGAATATGATCTGCAGCTAGAAGAAGCAGCTCTTTTAGTCACACTCGCAGGGATGGAAATGTCAGTGAAATACCTCAACATCTTTCACAACAACGTTGCCATTAGATTTAGGTTTACATTTGAGGTTTTGATTGAAGTGTCTCAACAAtcactggatggattgcctCCCTCATgttgaactgtaataacttttgGCATCTTAAACGTTTAAaatagcaccatcatcaggcaAAAAACGCAATTGgtccaatactttgatttatgactaAATCCCTGCAAAATGCATGACAATCCACCATTCAGCTGTATACTGCGGTTAgtgctaatttgcaaatgttaacatgtgtCAGAGCTGTAGAATGCCTGTAGACTCAGTCTAACTAGATGATTTCCCAGCTGATTAACAGACTTTTGTTCATAATGGACTACCGCGATTGGACTATGAACTACGTATTGCTGCCCTTAATAACTACCTTACAGCGATAAATCTACTAATAATGTTCCAAAAAAACCTACTGACAGAGTCTTCTGACAACCACTAGAGATGGAGATGTTTTCTGGCTGTGAAGTCACTCCACCATCTCGCCTCATGATGAACTCAGCAACGCTCTGCTGGACACGCGGGATGCCACAGGATGTTGTGGAGTATGAACCTGTCATCGCCAGAGTGGATAGACGAGCCATGAGAGCAGAGAAGCCAGTCAGAGAAATTCTATGAACCACTTTGCATCAAACGTCTTCAAATCTGTGCAAGTAAATTGTTGTTATTCATTCTCACCCAGGCTCCCTCCACCGCAGACCCCCAGAAGCTTCTGTGCCCTCCGCCTGACGTCCGAAGGAAGGCTTTGTTTTTTGAGGAGCTCAGGGTACAAACACACTGCCAAGACCTGAGGAAAGGAACAGGGAATGACAGGTGCagagctgctcagtttgtaGCTGTCAGACTGATCACAGGGGATCaaggcaggagctgcagcagggacaAACACTCACAGATAAAACATAAAGCACCAACCTGCCGAACAAATGAGATGGGAGCCATCCCTGCGCTGTGGGGGTCACCTGCACTGATATCAATCACCTTCTTGAAGGGTTTCTTTGCTCCCTGAAGAGGAACACAGTTAGACACAAGCTCAGGCTGGTTGTATTTTTCAAACCTGACAGTCTAGTTTCATCCTTCAATCTCTTTAACTGCCTGACATCCAATTTCCCTGTGTTTGAATCTTGTTGAAACTGAATCCGTGACACTCGCCCCTGGAAATCTGTGCGAAACAACAACCTCTAATTATTCAACGTCCGGTAATTGAAGCAACCCGGGGATGAAGCGGATCACTGCGCCACTGGCAGGACGGAATGCGAGCAGAGTTGAAAGGTGTCATTGACGCGATTCATTCAGAGCTTCTGGGTTTAATGATCAACTAGGGGAGGAAAGTCCTATTTTTCCACAATATCGAATCTCTTTTGAAGTAGAATATCATCAACCTGGGTTGGGCTAAAAGAACACTTTTGTGCATGCGCTGGCAAGCTATCCAGCTAATAGAAAACATTCCTGACAGGTTTCTATTTGGCAGCTTGCCCACAACGCCCCAAGAAAGTTAAGCAGTTCTTGTTCAACGTAACATTCCCAAGACCTTCCCATAACCACATGAAGGAGCATTTTTGGGGGTAATTTTAAGATCGTCCCCCCTGAGGTTCCCTGCTAGTTGCCTTTTTGCTGGTAGTTTTTCAGTTATTCTAAATGTGTTCTCATATAGTTTCatggttttttttgttattaatattGAAACAAAGGATACTTTTAACAAGTGAATAATACGAGTATCTGCCAACAACACATTTAGGCttagtgtgcagtgtgtgttttacaagTTTGGACCACCTCatatacagtgcagtacagCATTCATGGGATATTGGATTTTGGACTTGCTTTAAAGGGAAAACATTCACTTCTTATAAAGGTCTGGTCTTACTAATTTCTTACTATTTGCAAAATGTGTcgaagaacaaaaaaaagttcatcaAATATTTTGACTTTGTTTCAATTTAGGATCAGCAGATGTAGACTGCCGTTTAGATGATGGTTAAATCAATATTGTTTCATGTGTGGGATGTGGGATATTTTAAGGTTTAAATGAAGTTTCTGCCTTAAGGTGTAAATGAGCAGCCAACAGTTGAAAAGAGTATGAACAGGGATGCACGAAGAAACACTTGGAGATGGGAGCTATATGCCATCAGCTACTATAAATTTATAGTAAGAAGAGTGGGAAAATTCTTCAAAACGGTATGCCAGGATCCAGCGACGTCGTGCGGCATGCACGTCAGCTGACATTCttacatttaaaagcaaaacgTTGGAACATTGGAAAATTTGCTTATGTGCTTTCCTTCCAAGGCAGTCAATACCACTCCCATGCCTGTAGACTtaataaaaagctgcagcctgcaggcagTCAGTTTAGCATAGCAGAAATACTggaaagaggggggggggggcactagCCTGGCTGTGTGAGGATGTGCACGGACTCCAGTTAActacatttcctgtttttcgTGTCTTATAGTACCTCTGCTTTATGCATTCCTGTAAGTTTTACTCCTTGGCATTGCTCAGTTTTCCAACCAGTTTTACCTTTTATCACCTCGATTACCCAGTCAGTCCTCCCAGTGCATGAAGTCTTAGCTATCGACCACCTGTTTGTCAGGTTGTCTCTGTTCTCCCTGCAGTCCAGCCTTTATTATTCCTGTGGttgtttagttgtgttttatCTCTTCCTGGTGTTTGAATTTAGATTTGCCCAGCTAACATTCGGTTTTGTCTATTACCTCGGCTTTAttgaactttttaaatttttggaCTCAAGAACGTGAAGGGGAAGGTGTTGGTGAGCTGGAGCTGTCAGGTGTGGGGCATCTATACATGAGGCTGCAGAATCCCATAGTTTAGCAGCATTTTGCCATACAGGGTGTGAGGGTCAGTTTTCCTGTGCCAAATACAACCAAACACTGCACCACATAATAGATCGAGCAAAATCTAGCTGCCATACTTCCACACTCATCCTAATGACCTCAAGAACATGCTCTTTGAAAATCCCAATAATAAAGCATAAATAGAACCTGCATAGGTTAATAATAAGATAACAGGCTATGTTCAGAAGACATAATAGTCTGCTCCTACATTTTTCCATATAGCTCTGTAATATTAGaatgaactgaatattttgtaCTGGATAGCCATGAGAAATATCCACAGCTGCTTTCACTAATGGAAATAATAGATTTCCATTACCCTTTACTGTTCTCCATGAGACTTTTTACCTCGGGTAACTCAGGTAGCCTCCATGGTGCAGTTAAAGCATTAAAGTAAAGTAGCTGAGATTGTActggagtgtttttacattgttgtatttctgcttttgttgaaGGATCTGAATAGCTTTGTCTAccactgatgagaaaaaaaagcagaggacaaTATGTCGTTCCACCACGAGCCCACCTTACAGTGGGAAACTCAAACACTGCGAATATTGCACAGATTAGCTCAGGTGTGTTCCACGTGCGCCTCACCTGTCTGATCTCCTTTGCGATGCGTGCAGCCAGATTTTGCAGGCTGGTCGGGGCTCTGATCCCACGCACCATGGGGTTCACATCCTGCACGGAGCTCATGTCTTCTGTGTGACCGGCGAGGTTGAAATGACGAGCTCAACACCGAAACCTGAAGGCAACTCGGTGATGCGGTAAAACCCGTATGCCGAGTTCAGCGCCGCGTGCACGGGGTGGGAGAGCGCAGCGCGCGAGTGGCTGTCAATCCGGGCTAAGTAATACAGACAAGGCAACTGTGTATAAGACTAATAATTGTAATGATGTAGGACATTT
This DNA window, taken from Chelmon rostratus isolate fCheRos1 chromosome 4, fCheRos1.pri, whole genome shotgun sequence, encodes the following:
- the LOC121605349 gene encoding alanine aminotransferase 2-like, encoding MSSVQDVNPMVRGIRAPTSLQNLAARIAKEIRQGAKKPFKKVIDISAGDPHSAGMAPISFVRQVLAVCLYPELLKKQSLPSDVRRRAQKLLGVCGGGSLGSYSTTSCGIPRVQQSVAEFIMRRDGGVTSQPENISISSGCQKTLSLVLHLMASGEGETQTGVLTPMPCPHTLPMLLDTCQVTLVPYQLMEDRGWALDLDELRRALETAKGRCKPRAIYISNPGNPTGHVQDKKTIEEVIRFAATEGLVLLAEEVYQDSVYGQDKEFISYKKVLFEMEKKYSETVELISFNSISSACMGECGLRGAYMEVINLDPAVHKYLRNMQATSSPPVLPQLCLEIMVNPPSPGDPSYETHTEEIHHIQTTLAKNAQRACEFLNDLPGMSCPPTMAGVFLYARLHLPPQMIEEAKRLLEEEGLFLGAGCENGQEDQNYHIRMCVLAPPATLDEVLARLRSFHLRLLNRFP